The Sebastes umbrosus isolate fSebUmb1 chromosome 4, fSebUmb1.pri, whole genome shotgun sequence genome has a window encoding:
- the LOC119486461 gene encoding myosin heavy chain, fast skeletal muscle-like yields MSTDAEMAIYGKAAIYLRKPEKERLEAQTAPFDAKSACYVADVKELYLKGTILKKDGGKVTVKVHVTEEEKTVKEDDVSPMNPPKYDKIEDMAMMTHLNEASVLYNLKERYAAWMIYTYSGLFCATVNPYKWLPVYDAECVAAYRGKKRMEAPPHIFSVSDNAYQFMLTDRENQSVLITGESGAGKTVNTKRVIQYFATISVGGDKKRDTSKGSLEDQIIAANPLLEAYGNAKTVRNDNSSRFGKFIRIHFGTTGKLSSADIETYLLEKSRVTFQLPAERGYHIFYQMMTAHIPELIDLALITTNPYDFPMCSMGQITVASIDDKVELEATDNAIDILGFTNEEKTSIYKMTGAVLHHGSMKFKQKQREEQAEPDGTEEADKVAYLLGLNSADMLKALCYPRVKVGNEYVTKGQTVPQVMNSVPALAKSIYEKMFLWMVIRINQMLDTKQARQFYIGVLDIAGFEIFDFNTLEQLCINFTNEKLQQFFNHTMFVLEQEEYKKEGIIWEFIDFGMDLAACIELIEKPMGIFSILEEECMFPKATDTSFKNKLYDQHLGKNKAFEKPKPAKGKVEGHFSLVHYAGTVDYNITGWLDKNKDPLNESVIQLYQKSSVKLLPILYPPVVEETGKKGGKKKGGSMQTVSSQFRENLGKLMTNLRATHPHFVRCLIPNESKTPGLMENFLVIHQLRCNGVLEGIRICRKGFPSRILYADFKQRYKVLNASVIPEGQFIDNKKASEKLLGSIDVCHDEYKFGHTKVFFKAGLLGTLEEMRDEKLASLVTMTQALVRGYLMRKEYVKMTERREAIYTIQYNVRSFMNVKHWPWMKVYYKIKPLLKTAETEKELANMKENYDKMKVDLAAALAKKKELEEKMVSLLQEKNDLQLQVASEGENLSDAEERCEGLIKSKIQLEAKLKETTERLEDEEEINAELTAKKRKLEDECSELKKDIDDLELTLAKVEKEKHATENKVKNLTEEMASQDESIAKLTKEKKALQEAHQQTLDDLQAEEDKVNTLTKAKTKLEQQVDDLEGSLEQEKKLRMDLERAKRKLEGDLKLAQESVMDLENDKQQSDEKLKKKDFEVSQLLSKIEDEQSMGAQLQKKIKELQARIEELEEEIEAERAARAKVEKQRADLSRELEEISERLEEAGGATAAQIEMNKKREAEFQKLRRDLEESTLQHEATAAALRKKQADSVAELGEQIDNLQRVKQKLEKEKSEYKMEIDDLSSNMEAVAKAKGNLEKMCRTLEDQLSELKTKNDENVRQINDTSAQKARLLTENGEFGRQIEEKEALVSQLTRGKQAYTQQIEELKRTTEEEVKAKNALAHGLQSARHDCDLLREQFEEEQEAKAELQRGMSKANSEVAQWRSKYETDAIQRTEELEEAKKKLAQRLQEAEEQIEAVNSKCASLEKTKQRLQSEVEDLMIDVERANGLAANLDKKQRNFDKVLAEWKQKYEEGQAELEGAQKESRSLSTELFKMKNSYEEALDQLETMKRENKNLQQEISDLTEQIGETGKSIHELEKSKKQVETEKSEIQTALEEAEGTLEHEESKILRVQLELNQIKGEVDRKLAEKDEEMEQIKRNSQRVTDSMQSNLDSEVRSRNDALRVKKKMEGDLNEMEIQLSHANRQAAESQKQLRNVQAQLKDAQLHLDDAVRAQEDFKEQAAMVDRRNGLMLAEIEELRAALEQTERSRKIAEQELVDASERVGLLHSQNTSLLNTKKKLESDLVQVQGEVDDTVQEARNAEEKAKKAITDAAMMAEELKKEQDTSAHLERMKKNLEVAVKDLQHRLDEAENLAMKGGKKQLQKLESRVRELESEVEAEQRRGADAVKGVRKYERRVKELTYQTEEDKKNVTRLQDLVDKLQLKVKAYKRQSEEAEEQANTHLSKCRKVQHELEEAEERADIAESQVNKLRAKSRDSGKGKEAAE; encoded by the exons ATGAGTACGGACGCGGAGATGGCCATTTATGGCAAAGCTGCCATTTACCTTCGCAAGCCAGAGAAGGAGAGACTTGAGGCTCAAACTGCACCATTTGATGCCAAGAGTGCCTGCTATGTGGCCGATGTCAAGGAGCTGTACTTGAAGGGAACAATCCTCAAGAAAGATGGTGGCAAAGTCACCGTCAAAGTCCATGTCACTGAGGAG GAAAAGACAGTTAAAGAAGATGACGTCTCTCCAATGAACCCTCCAAAGTATGACAAGATTGAGGACATGGCCATGATGACCCATCTCAATGAAGCCTCTGTGCTGTATAACCTCAAAGAGCGTTATGCAGCATGGATGATCTAC ACCTACTCTGGGTTGTTCTGTGCCACTGTGAACCCCTACAAGTGGCTCCCAGTGTACGATGCTGAATGTGTAGCTGCCTATAGAGGCAAGAAGCGTATGGAGGCTCCACCCCACatcttctctgtctctgacaACGCTTATCAGTTCATGCTTACTG ATAGGGAGAACCAGTCTGTCTTGATCAC TGGAGAGTCTGGTGCTGGAAAGACTGTGAACACCAAGCGTGTCATCCAGTACTTTGCAACAATCTCAGTTGGTGGAGACAAGAAGAGGGACACTTCAAAG GGGTCACTGGAGGATCAGATTATTGCAGCCAATCCCCTGCTGGAGGCCTATGGTAACGCCAAAACTGTGAGGAATGACAACTCTTCTCGTTTT GGTAAATTCATCAGAATCCATTTCGGCACAACTGGCAAACTGTCTAGTGCTGATATTGAGACAT ATCTGCTGGAGAAGTCTAGAGTGACATTCCAGCTTCCTGCTGAGAGGGGCTACCACATCTTCTACCAGATGATGACCGCCCACATACCGGAGCTGATTG ATTTGGCACTCATCACAACCAACCCCTACGACTTCCCAATGTGCAGCATGGGTCAGATCACTGTGGCCAGCATTGATGACAAGGTTGAGCTGGAAGCCACTGAT AATGCTATTGATATCCTGGGCTTCACTAATGAAGAGAAGACGAGCATCTACAAGATGACCGGTGCTGTCCTCCACCATGGTAGCATGAAGTTCAAGCAGAAGCAGCGTGAGGAGCAGGCTGAGCCAGACGGCACAGAGG AGGCTGACAAGGTTGCTTACTTGCTGGGTCTGAACTCGGCTGACatgctgaaggctctgtgcTATCCCAGAGTGAAAGTCGGAAATGAGTATGTCACCAAGGGACAGACTGTACCTCAG gtGATGAACTCAGTGCCTGCCCTCGCCAAGTCTATCTATGAGAAGATGTTCTTGTGGATGGTCATCCGTATCAACCAGATGTTGGACACTAAACAGGCGAGGCAGTTCTACATCGGTGTCCTGGATATCGCTGGCTTTGAAATCTTTGAT TTCAACACACTGGAGCAGCTGTGCATCAACTTCACCAATGAGAAACTGCAACAGTTTTTCAACCACACCATGTTTGTCCTGGAGCAAGAGGAGTACAAGAAGGAGGGTATTATCTGGGAGTTCATTGACTTTGGCATGGACTTGGCTGCCTGCATCGAGCTGATTGAAAAG CCCATGGGTATCTTCTCCATCCTTGAAGAGGAGTGCATGTTCCCCAAGGCCACAGACACATCCTTCAAGAACAAGCTATATGACCAGCATCTTggcaaaaacaaagcatttgagaAGCCAAAGCCCGCCAAAGGCAAGGTTGAGGGCCATTTCTCCCTGGTGCACTATGCTGGTACCGTGGACTACAATATCACTGGCTGGCTGGACAAGAACAAGGATCCACTGAATGAGTCTGTCATTCAGCTGTACCAGAAGTCCTCAGTGAAACTGCTGCCTATTCTGTATCCTCCTGTCGTTGAGG AGACTGGCAAGAAGGGAGGCAAGAAGAAGGGTGGTTCTATGCAGACTGTGTCTTCACAGTTTAGG GAGAACTTGGGCAAGCTGATGACTAACTTGAGGGCCACCCATCCTCACTTTGTGCGCTGCCTGATTCCCAATGAGTCAAAGACTCCAG GTCTCATGGAGAACTTCCTGGTTATCCACCAGCTCAGGTGTAACGGTGTGCTGGAGGGTATCAGAATCTGCAGAAAAGGTTTCCCCAGCAGAATCCTCTATGCTGACTTCAAACAGAG GTACAAGGTACTGAATGCCAGTGTCATCCCTGAGGGACAGTTCATTGACAACAAGAAGGCTTCAGAGAAGCTGCTTGGATCAATTGATGTTTGTCATGATGAGTACAAATTCGGACACACCAAG gTGTTCTTCAAGGCCGGTCTGCTGGGTACTCTTGAGGAGATGAgagatgaaaaactggcatctCTGGTCACCATGACTCAGGCTTTGGTCCGCGGTTACCTCATGAGAAAGGAATATGTGAAGATGACAGAGAGGAG GGAAGCCATATATACCATCCAGTACAATGTCCGCTCGTTCATGAATGTGAAACACTGGCCGTGGATGAAGGTGTACTACAAGATCAAGCCTCTGCTGAAGACTGCTGAAACTGAGAAGGAGCTGGCAAATATGAAGGAGAACTATGATAAGATGAAAGTTGACTTGGCTGCTGCCCTGGCCAAGAAGAAGGAACTGGAGGAGAAGATGGTGTCCCTTCTGCAGGAGAAGAATGATCTGCAGCTGCAAGTCGCATCT GAAGGAGAGAATCTGTCAGATGCTGAGGAGAGATGTGAGGGACTTATAAAGAGTAAGATTCAGCTGGAGGCCAAACTCAAAGAGACAACTGAGAGActggaagatgaagaggaaatcAATGCTGAGCTCACTGCCAAGAAGAGAAAGCTGGAGGATGAATGCTCTGAGCTCAAGAAGGATATTGATGACCTGGAGCTTACCTTGGCCAAAGTGGAGAAGGAGAAACATGCCACTGAGAACAAG GTGAAGAACCTGACCGAGGAGATGGCCTCTCAGGATGAGAGCATTGCTAAGCTGACCAAGGAAAAGAAAGCCCTTCAGGAGGCTCATCAACAGACTCTTGATGACCTGCAGGCTGAGGAAGACAAAGTCAACACTCTGACCAAGGCCAAGACCAAGCTTGAGCAGCAAGTGGATGAT CTTGAAGGTTCTCTGGAGCAAGAGAAGAAGCTGCGTATGGACCTTGAGAGAGCCAAGAGGAAGCTTGAGGGTGATCTGAAACTGGCCCAGGAATCCGTCATGGATCTTGAAAATGACAAGCAGCAGTCTGATGAGAAACTTAAAAA GAAGGACTTTGAAGTCAGTCAGCTCCTTAGCAAGATTGAAGATGAGCAGTCAATGGGTGCTCAGCTTCAGAAGAAGATCAAGGAGCTTCAG GCTCGTATTGAGGAACTGGAGGAGGAGATTGAGGCTGAGCGCGCTGCTCGTGCCAAGGTTGAGAAGCAGAGAGCTGACCTCTCCAGGGAACTTGAGGAGATCAGTGAGAGGCTGGAGGAGGCCGGTGGTGCCACTGCTGCTCAGATTGAGATGAACAAGAAGCGGGAGGCTGAGTTCCAGAAGCTCCGTCGTGACCTTGAGGAATCCACTCTGCAGCATGaagccactgctgctgctcttcgcaAGAAGCAGGCTGACAGCGTTGCTGAGCTGGGAGAGCAGATTGACAACCTCCAGCGTGTTAAGCAGAAGCTTGAGAAGGAAAAGAGTGAATACAAGATGGAGATTGATGACCTCTCCAGCAACATGGAGGCTGTTGCTAAAGCAAAG GGAAATCTTGAAAAGATGTGCCGTACTCTTGAGGACCAACTTAGTGAACTGAAGACCAAGAATGATGAAAATGTCCGTCAAATCAATGACACGAGTGCACAGAAAGCACGTCTCCTGACAGAAAATG GTGAGTTCGGCCGTCAAATTGAAGAGAAAGAAGCTCTCGTCTCCCAGCTGACCAGAGGCAAACAGGCTTACACACAGCAGAttgaggagctgaagagaacGACTGAAGAGGAGGTTAAG GCCAAGAATGCTCTTGCCCATGGACTGCAATCAGCTCGCCATGACTGTGATCTGCTGAGGGAGCAGTttgaggaagagcaggaggccAAGGCTGAACTGCAGCGTGGAATGTCCAAGGCCAACAGCGAGGTGGCTCAGTGGAGATCTAAGTATGAAACTGATGCCATCCAGCGCACTGAGGAGCTTGAGGAAGCCAA GAAAAAGCTGGCCCAGCGCCTTCAGGAGGCTGAGGAACAGATTGAGGCAGTGAATTCCAAGTGTGCTTCTCTTGAGAAAACCAAACAGAGGCTCCAGAGTGAGGTGGAGGACCTCATGATTGATGTGGAGAGGGCCAATGGTCTGGCTGCCAACTTGGACAAGAAGCAGAGGAACTTTGACAAG GTGTTGGCAGAGTGGAAACAGAAGTACGAGGAGGGTCAGGCGGAGCTTGAGGGAGCACAGAAAGAGTCTCGTTCTCTCAGCACTGAGCTGTTCAAGATGAAGAACTCTTATGAGGAAGCTCTGGATCAGCTGGAGACCATGAAGCGTGAAAACAAGAACCTGCAAC AGGAGATCTCAGATCTGACTGAACAGATTGGCGAGACTGGCAAGAGCATCCATGAGCTGGAGAAGTCCAAGAAGCAGGTGGAGACGGAGAAGTCTGAGATCCAGACAGCTCTTGAAGAGGCTGAG GGAACTCTGGAACACGAAGAGTCTAAGATCCTGCGTGTACAGCTGGAGCTCAACCAGATTAAGGGTGAGGTGGacaggaagctggcagagaaAGATGAGGAGATGGAGCAGATCAAGAGGAACAGCCAGAGGGTGACTGACTCCATGCAGAGCAATCTGGATTCTGAGGTCAGGAGCAGGAACGATGCCCTGAGAGtcaagaagaagatggagggagACCTGAATGAGATGGAGATTCAGCTGAGCCACGCCAATCGCCAGGCAGCTGAGTCCCAGAAGCAGCTGAGGAATGTGCAAGCACAGCTGAAG GATGCACAACTGCATCTTGATGATGCTGTCAGAGCCCAGGAAGACTTCAAGGAACAAGCTGCTATGGTGGATCGCAGGAACGGTCTCATGTTGGCTGAAATTGAGGAACTTAGAGCTGCTCtggaacagacagagagaagccGCAAGATCGCTGAGCAGGAGCTTGTGGACGCCAGTGAGCGTGTTGGACTTCTGCACTCTCAG AACACAAGCCTTCTGAACACCAAGAAGAAGCTTGAGTCTGACCTGGTCCAGGTCCAGGGTGAAGTGGATGACACTGTTCAGGAAGCAAGAAATGCAGAGGAGAAGGCCAAGAAGGCCATCACTGAT GCTGCTATGATGGCtgaggagctgaagaaggagcAGGATACTAGCGCTCACctggagaggatgaagaagaaccTGGAGGTCGCTGTTAAGGACCTACAGCACCGCCTGGATGAGGCTGAGAACCTGGCCATGAAGGGTGGCAAGAAGCAGCTCCAAAAACTTGAGTCTAGG GTGCGTGAGCTGGAGTCAGAGGTTGAAGCTGAGCAGAGACGTGGAGCTGATGCTGTCAAGGGTGTCCGCAAATAT